From Ptychodera flava strain L36383 chromosome 2, AS_Pfla_20210202, whole genome shotgun sequence, the proteins below share one genomic window:
- the LOC139116099 gene encoding uncharacterized protein — protein MMAKSAVLACVVAILVLHSVTAAIRTQSDTDIEADSFLLVGSYYNRDILRVNLQSPSFEYASLHLEKIDRPTGVDFDSVERTVYWADQDYDTINRADLNGSDPEVIVSHNISYLWGLALDVMNRKIYWADFELHRIERANLDGTAREFIIADDMNCPYDIVVDSDGSFIYFTDCSPGKIEKANLDGSKRELLLSGLEYPYRLALDRNEYKLYWSDYYQIGVYDLEKRTHKVLISSDRPYTYGLAVIGDHIYWSHYYDPQLYRANKVTGAKIEEIGDPNYPNIFDIHYYEGNGNSELLMDGAKKKHSVEVGKFYRTYLKNDPCSEDTYTEINATFRSPQFSYLLWPNSTEPTCDDDLEEGWYRFVGDDGGDMPTSCVDLGMCGTDYPIWLAGQSEGYDNITIVQACINKGGEDCCDESVNISVKNCGNFTVYKLKQVVDCPVGYCAGQSEPCPQGQSSLTGFQPGCSPNAKSFTRYIIISVSLCVPFVLIAALVFYAVTKWMNKPEKAPPLSEDVEGTGGDDGGGVDDETANIGGGDASTAPAEDAATPLVS, from the exons ATGATGGCGAAGTCAGCGGTATTAGCCTGCGTCGTGGCAATTCTTGTGCTTCACAGTGTGACTGCTGCTATACGTACACAAAGTGATACAG ATATCGAAGCAGATTCATTTCTACTTGTCGGAAGTTACTACAATCGGGACATTTTGAGAGTCAACCTTCAGTCGCCTTCATTTGAATATGCAAGCTTGCATTTGGAAAAGATCGACAGGCCAACAGGAGTGGATTTTGACAGCGTGGAGAGGACAGTATACTGGGCCGATCAAGACTATGACACCATCAACAGAGCCGATCTGAACGGCAGTGACCCTGAGGTTATTGTGTCTCACAATATTTCGT ACCTTTGGGGCTTGGCACTGGATGTGATGAACAGAAAAATCTATTGGGCGGACTTTGAATTACATCGGATTGAACGTGCAAACTTAGACGGTACTGCACGGGAATTTATCATAGCAGACGATATGAATTGTCCATACGATATCGTAGTTGACAGTGATGGCAG CTTCATATACTTCACGGACTGTAGTCCAGGAAAAATCGAGAAGGCGAATTTGGATGGTAGCAAAAGAGAACTTCTACTTTCTGGTCTTGAGTATCCATACAGACTGGCGCTGGATAGAAATG AATATAAACTCTACTGGAGTGATTATTATCAGATTGGAGTCTACGACCTAGAGAAGCGAACACACAAAGTGTTGATAAGTTCAGACAGGCCATACACCTATGGCTTAGCAGTTATCGGTGACCATATATACTGGTCCCACTACTATGACCCACAGCTTTACAGGGCCAATAAAGTAACTGGTGCAAAAATCGAAGAAATCGGTGATCCGAATTATCCAAATATATTTGATATCCATTATTATGAAGGAAACGGAAACAGTG AGCTATTAATGGATGGAGCAAAGAAGAAGCACTCCGTTGAAGTCGGCAAATTTTACAGAACTTATTTGAAAA ACGACCCTTGCAGTGAAGATACGTACACAGAGATTAATGCGACGTTCAGGAGTCCACAGTTCAGCTACCTTCTATGGCCGAATTCGACTGAACCGACCTGCGACGATGACCTTGAAGAGGGATGGTACCGGTTTGTTGGTGACGATGGTGGAGACATGCCTACATCTTGTGTAGATCTTGGGATGTGTGGGACTGATTATCCAATATGGCTTGCCGGTCAGAGTGAAGGATACGACAACATTACCATCGTTCAAGCCTGTATAAACAAAG GTGGCGAAGATTGCTGTGACGAAAGCGTAAATATATCTGTGAAAAACTGTGGCAATTTCACCGTCTATAAACTGAAACAAGTTGTGGACTGTCCCGTGGGATACTGTGCAG GTCAAAGTGAGCCTTGTCCCCAGGGCCAGAGTTCTCTAACTGGTTTTCAACCTGGATGTTCAC ctAATGCAAAGAGTTTCACCAGATACATCATCATCAGCGTTTCGTTGTGTGTTCCGTTCGTCCTGATCGCCGCCTTGGTGTTCTATGCCGTAACGAAGTGGATGAATAAACCGGAGAAGGCCCCG CCTCTTTCGGAAGATGTAGAAGGAACCGGAGGGGATGATGGCGGAGGTGTCGATGACGAAACTGCTAACATTGGAGGGGGAGATGCTTCGACCGCTCCTGCCGAGGATGCCGCCACACCGTTGGTTAGCTAA